The stretch of DNA ATACCACCACTAATGTTGTCTAATTTTGTACAAGTTAGAAAACAGGCGTCGCAGTTCCACTTGCTTGTGGTGTCCACCGGTTGGCAAGCTTGTCATCTGGTTGACCAGGTGGGCTATCTGGTATTGCTGCGGTTTCATGGGGCATTAACCCAACATACTGTTGGATCACCAACACGGACACCGTCGATGCAAAATCCGATGACGCTAGAATATCACCAATTGCACCGAGCTCTGGACACTCGCTCCAGTCAGTAAGTCCGGTCGTGACCGGTGATGACATTCCCTGTCCTCTCCCGACGATGAACAAGTCGTGCTGGATGTCTAATGACCGAATGACAGCCACTGTTTCCTCCCCATTGTTCACAACTTGCTCTGCATATACAACTAACTCGTTCTCCTCACTCTTCGTCCTGAACTCGTTTAAGTATTCTTCGTCAAACCGTTTTTCCTGAATGCCGTCTGTTTCTGCTGTTAGAATCCTTGGATCATCTTGATCGTGCATATGAGGTGGCAACTCTGTTGTAGAGGCGAGTGACTCGTCGCTCGCGACAAACCGCAGCACGGTGAGGCTTGTTCCTGTATTTTCACACATCCTCCATCCGTATGCAAGTGCTTCTCTATCATCTGGACCCCCAAAGAACAGCACAGCTACATGGTGTGCCACTTCGTTTGCTGCCAAGCGTGTTGAACCACTTAGGCCTCTGTCAACTAGAATTCCCACCGAGCAAGGCGCATTTGCGAGTAAATTTTGGTTAACTGTTCGGAAGGCCGGGTTCGTTGCTTCCATTCCTCCATCTACTGTTTGTTGTTTGTGGAAAGGGATAATTATGAGGGCAACACGTTTGTCTTCGGCTAACCCACAAATATCTTCGTGCATGGAGGAGTAAGGGGAAATGGCTGTGAGGGGCTGAATGGAGACGAAACTCGAATTTTGCTCGAAGTTTTCGAAAGCATGGATTATGTGGTCTGATTGAGCTTGTGTTCGGTTTAAAGCCGGTCGACCGGATCCACGGGTGTTATGGACAATAAGCATTGCAGATGCACGACCAGTGAGTTCAACGAGATGGAGCACGTACACGCATATTGGAGACTTCTTGGTGGGATTGGAGGCTTCTAGTAAGTTGATTATTGTTGGGACATTACGAGGGCCGTGGACACACACCAGCACTCGTAGCTCACCGTCTGGTTTTGATCTTTGAATCGTTCTACGTTTGTATGGTACGAACCTCCTTGCCGGCTTGTAAATGGTTGCTACAATGGGCGAAATGATCCCAGTCATAACCACCGCTATGATGACCATGATTGCAAACGACTCATCATCTAAGACCTGTTGATCTTTGCCCACATTGAGAACAATCATTTCAATGAGGCCCTTGGTGTTCATGAGTAACCCAAGTGTAAACCCTTCACTAAGTGGCATATGGTAAAAGGTTGTCACAAGAACAGTTCCAGCTATCTTTCCAGCACAAGAAAGGACGATTACAACAGCCAAGATCCCCCATGTTTGACCTTCTCTGATCGAAGCTACATCTGTCTTGAGCCCGCTAATGGCGAAGAAGAGAGGCAGCAAAAGCCCTGAAACAAAGTCCTCAAGCTTTTCTATTAGAGTAACCCCAAGTGGTCCATTGGGAATGATAAGACCAAACACAAAGGCACCAAACACAGAATGTGTCCCAATGGCATCTGTAATGAAGCCTGAGATCATAACCCCTGTTAGGATAAGACATATGTAAAACTCGTTGAATGATTCTCCTTCAGGTGTTCTTCGAATCATCCATGAAATGGCTGGCCTAACAGCGAGAATACAAATGGCAACGAAagtagcactagaaagaacaacCCAAAGGGAAGCTAAGGAAGTAGAATCATTCTCTGCCAAGGCAATGGCTAAAGCTAAAAGAATCCATGCACACATGTCATTGATAAGAGCAGAAGACATGGCCAACTTGCCGATTTCTGAATTAATAAGTTTCAGCTCCGCAAGGATACGAGCAAGCACTG from Gossypium hirsutum isolate 1008001.06 chromosome D04, Gossypium_hirsutum_v2.1, whole genome shotgun sequence encodes:
- the LOC107935797 gene encoding cation/H(+) antiporter 15, producing MEKAEYTVANKSDDTVVCYSPTMITTNGVWQGDNPLDYSLPLFILQLTLVVVTTRLLVFILKPLRQPRVVSEILGGVLLGPSVLGRSVNFANTLFPLRSVMVLETMANIGLLYFLFLVGVEMDLSVIRRTGKKALAIAISGMILPFVIGICFSFILHGNEAEPLAHATYVLFLGVALSVTAFPVLARILAELKLINSEIGKLAMSSALINDMCAWILLALAIALAENDSTSLASLWVVLSSATFVAICILAVRPAISWMIRRTPEGESFNEFYICLILTGVMISGFITDAIGTHSVFGAFVFGLIIPNGPLGVTLIEKLEDFVSGLLLPLFFAISGLKTDVASIREGQTWGILAVVIVLSCAGKIAGTVLVTTFYHMPLSEGFTLGLLMNTKGLIEMIVLNVGKDQQVLDDESFAIMVIIAVVMTGIISPIVATIYKPARRFVPYKRRTIQRSKPDGELRVLVCVHGPRNVPTIINLLEASNPTKKSPICVYVLHLVELTGRASAMLIVHNTRGSGRPALNRTQAQSDHIIHAFENFEQNSSFVSIQPLTAISPYSSMHEDICGLAEDKRVALIIIPFHKQQTVDGGMEATNPAFRTVNQNLLANAPCSVGILVDRGLSGSTRLAANEVAHHVAVLFFGGPDDREALAYGWRMCENTGTSLTVLRFVASDESLASTTELPPHMHDQDDPRILTAETDGIQEKRFDEEYLNEFRTKSEENELVVYAEQVVNNGEETVAVIRSLDIQHDLFIVGRGQGMSSPVTTGLTDWSECPELGAIGDILASSDFASTVSVLVIQQYVGLMPHETAAIPDSPPGQPDDKLANRWTPQASGTATPVF